The segment TGGTATAGGTTGCAGCGTCTTATTGACAATAAAATTATCGAAGCGTTTGTCACAGAAATAGATGAAGGAGCTCTTGGCTACAAGAGACATCTCATTTATCTTGCTTTTCAGGATGTTGATCAAAAACAGGAAGAACAGATACTCTCTTTTATTGTTATTTTTCCTTTTGTTTCCTGGACAACAACATCTACAGGTAAATGGAGCGTTATTCTTGATTTCCTTGCTCAAGACATCAATGAGATTCAATCTTTTTTAGATCAGCTTCTCCATCGTTTTGGACCTTGTATTTCTGAGCATCTTATTTTTCCTTTACTTTCTTTTGAACATTATCCCTCAAAGATATATGGTTTTAAGAAAGATGCTCTTCGGAAAGATCTCTCTCCAAAATTATTGAAGAAGAAAAAGAACGTTGTTACAGTTTCTCTTGATACTCTTGACAAGCAGCTTCTCTCGCTGCTCTCTGCAAACGCTCGTTTGGATTATGTTTCTCTTTCAAAGCTTCTTAAAATCACTTCAAACGCAGTAAAAAATCGTCTCAAAAAACTTCAGGCAAATGGGGTTATCAAAAGTTTTACGCTTTATCCTAAAAAAAGCGCTCTTGGTTATGAGCAATATTATGTTCAACTCTTTTTTTCCCAAGCGACCAAACAAGAAGAATCCGCGTTTCTTCACTATCTCAAAGCGCATCCTCTTATCAATGCGGTTTATCGACCCCTTGCTCCCTGGACTATTGAACTTGCGGTTCTTGCGCAAAATTCTGGTGAACTTCGTCAAGTTATTCTTGATCTTCGCAATAAATTTGGAAAATTCATTAAAATTCATGATACGATGCTCTTTTATCAAGAACCAAAATTGAATTATCTTCCTGCTGGTGTTTTTCAGTAATATTTTCTTTTTTGTTTACTCTTTATCAAAACATTTAAATATTAATTCATTCTTCTTTGTTATTAATTCATACCTAAAGGTGATTAATCTGTCACAAAAACTCGAACAAG is part of the Candidatus Woesearchaeota archaeon genome and harbors:
- a CDS encoding Lrp/AsnC family transcriptional regulator is translated as MDPILDQKDREILSLLSENSRLPVSILSRKLRIGKDTLWYRLQRLIDNKIIEAFVTEIDEGALGYKRHLIYLAFQDVDQKQEEQILSFIVIFPFVSWTTTSTGKWSVILDFLAQDINEIQSFLDQLLHRFGPCISEHLIFPLLSFEHYPSKIYGFKKDALRKDLSPKLLKKKKNVVTVSLDTLDKQLLSLLSANARLDYVSLSKLLKITSNAVKNRLKKLQANGVIKSFTLYPKKSALGYEQYYVQLFFSQATKQEESAFLHYLKAHPLINAVYRPLAPWTIELAVLAQNSGELRQVILDLRNKFGKFIKIHDTMLFYQEPKLNYLPAGVFQ